A section of the Candidatus Hydrogenedentota bacterium genome encodes:
- a CDS encoding cysteine--tRNA ligase — protein sequence MALCFHNTLTRTKEPFTPLVPGKVGLYTCGPTIYNFAHIGNLRAYMFEDLLSRYLSFRGYAVRHIMNLTDVEDKLIRTCRETGEPLKAVTARYAAAFFEDLKTLGIKPAEAYPAATDHIPEMVEMIKQLREKGHTYEADGSIYFRLSSFKDYGKLSHMDLDQLQDGASGRVDNDEYEAEDARDFVLWKAYVPEDGEVFWETELGKGRPGWHIECSAMSMKFLGDHFDIHCGGVDNIFPHHENEIAQSCCATGARFVNYWLHCAHLMVDGRKMSKSLGNFYTLRDLLEKGIDPVAIRWTLLAIHYRQPNNFTLKTVEDAGNALQRIRDFRQRLEEIRGPGEDLTALCQECENRFIEALDDDLNISGGLGAVFDFVRAANKQLDEGGTGEQGARNALALLDRLNEVTGLFAGSGAGEIPADILDLVSQRQQARRDKNFARSDEIRDALAAQGWILEDTPGGPRVKRA from the coding sequence ATGGCCCTGTGTTTCCACAACACCCTTACCCGAACGAAGGAACCTTTTACCCCGCTGGTTCCGGGAAAGGTCGGCCTGTACACCTGCGGCCCCACCATCTATAACTTCGCCCATATCGGCAACTTGCGGGCCTACATGTTCGAGGATCTGCTCAGCCGCTACCTCAGCTTTCGAGGCTATGCGGTCCGGCATATCATGAATCTCACGGACGTGGAAGACAAGCTGATCCGCACCTGCCGAGAAACCGGGGAACCCCTCAAGGCCGTCACGGCACGCTATGCCGCGGCCTTCTTTGAGGACCTCAAGACCCTGGGCATTAAACCGGCCGAGGCCTACCCCGCCGCAACGGATCACATCCCCGAGATGGTGGAGATGATCAAGCAGCTCCGTGAGAAGGGCCACACCTACGAGGCCGATGGCAGCATCTATTTCCGCCTGTCCAGCTTCAAGGACTACGGCAAGCTCAGTCACATGGATCTGGACCAACTCCAGGACGGCGCCAGCGGTCGGGTGGACAACGACGAGTATGAGGCGGAAGACGCCCGGGACTTCGTGCTCTGGAAGGCCTATGTGCCGGAGGACGGCGAGGTATTCTGGGAAACGGAACTCGGCAAGGGCCGCCCCGGCTGGCACATCGAGTGCTCCGCCATGAGCATGAAATTTCTCGGCGACCATTTCGACATCCATTGCGGTGGCGTGGACAACATTTTCCCCCACCACGAAAACGAAATCGCCCAGTCCTGCTGCGCCACCGGCGCGCGGTTCGTGAATTACTGGCTCCATTGCGCCCACCTGATGGTGGACGGTCGGAAGATGTCCAAGTCTCTGGGTAATTTCTACACCCTGCGGGACCTGCTGGAAAAGGGCATCGACCCGGTGGCCATCCGCTGGACCCTGCTGGCCATTCACTACCGCCAGCCCAACAACTTCACTCTCAAGACGGTGGAGGACGCGGGTAACGCGCTGCAACGCATCCGGGACTTCCGCCAGCGCCTCGAGGAGATCCGGGGGCCGGGAGAGGACCTCACCGCCCTGTGCCAGGAATGCGAAAACCGGTTCATCGAGGCGTTGGACGACGACCTCAACATCTCCGGCGGGCTCGGCGCGGTCTTCGACTTTGTTCGCGCCGCCAACAAACAACTCGACGAAGGCGGCACGGGGGAGCAGGGCGCAAGAAACGCCCTGGCCCTGCTGGACCGGCTCAATGAGGTCACGGGGCTTTTTGCGGGTTCGGGCGCGGGTGAAATCCCCGCCGACATCCTGGATCTGGTCAGCCAGCGCCAGCAGGCCCGCCGGGACAAGAATTTCGCCCGTTCCGACGAGATCCGCGACGCCCTGGCGGCGCAGGGCTGGATCCTGGAGGACACCCCCGGCGGCCCCAGGGTGAAGCGGGCCTGA
- the modC gene encoding molybdenum ABC transporter ATP-binding protein has translation MSPISIDIRVALSAFTVNARFDAPHGAITSLFGPSGAGKTTVLRAIAGLERRARGTIRVNGETWLDSDAGVDLPPHRRGAGYVFQEASLFPHLNVRGNLHYARRRARPGIQTITFESAVDHLGLGGLLERDTATLSGGERQRVAMARALLSNPRLLLLDEPLASLDEASRSEVLPCIEGLQSSAGLPILYVSHNLREVARLSRAIVEIRDGVVVAVGPASAVLRHIARSPDHEDDPVAILDGTIIAHDSHYHLSTIQTGFGQFQLPAGDTRAGESRRLQIAARDVSLGRHFDRECSILNQFEAEIATISGRGPGQVLVEMTPPGRPDGPVLMALVTSRSCEALALAQGARVFARVKGVQVME, from the coding sequence ATGAGCCCGATCTCCATCGATATCCGCGTGGCCCTGTCGGCCTTCACCGTGAACGCGCGCTTCGATGCGCCGCACGGCGCCATTACCAGCCTCTTCGGCCCCTCCGGTGCGGGCAAGACCACCGTGTTGCGCGCGATCGCCGGGCTGGAGCGCCGCGCGCGGGGGACTATCCGTGTAAACGGCGAAACGTGGCTGGACTCCGATGCCGGGGTCGATCTGCCGCCCCACCGGCGCGGGGCGGGCTACGTTTTCCAGGAAGCGAGCCTCTTTCCCCATCTGAATGTGCGTGGAAATCTCCACTATGCGCGCCGGCGCGCGCGCCCGGGAATCCAGACCATCACCTTCGAAAGCGCCGTGGATCACCTCGGCCTGGGCGGCCTGCTCGAGCGGGACACCGCGACCCTCTCCGGTGGCGAGCGGCAGCGGGTGGCCATGGCGCGGGCGCTCCTGTCCAATCCCCGCCTGCTGCTCCTGGACGAGCCCCTGGCCAGCCTCGACGAGGCAAGCCGCTCGGAAGTCCTGCCCTGCATCGAAGGATTGCAGTCCAGTGCCGGATTGCCCATTCTGTATGTGAGCCACAATCTCCGCGAGGTGGCGCGGCTGTCACGGGCCATTGTGGAGATTCGGGATGGCGTCGTGGTTGCGGTGGGGCCCGCCTCCGCCGTGCTGCGGCATATCGCCCGATCACCAGACCACGAAGATGACCCGGTGGCGATTCTGGACGGTACGATCATCGCGCACGACAGCCACTATCACTTAAGCACGATCCAAACCGGCTTCGGCCAGTTCCAATTGCCCGCCGGAGACACCCGCGCGGGAGAGTCGCGCCGCCTCCAGATAGCGGCCCGGGATGTTTCTCTCGGGCGGCATTTTGACCGCGAGTGCAGCATACTCAATCAGTTTGAGGCGGAGATCGCGACGATTTCGGGGCGTGGCCCCGGCCAGGTCCTGGTGGAGATGACGCCGCCGGGAAGGCCCGACGGACCGGTGCTGATGGCCCTGGTGACCTCCCGATCCTGCGAGGCCCTTGCCCTGGCGCAGGGCGCCCGTGTATTTGCCCGCGTAAAGGGCGTTCAGGTGATGGAGTAG
- the modB gene encoding molybdate ABC transporter permease subunit, which translates to MDWQAIGVTLKLASVTTVILLAVATPLAWWLEQRRSGLRIAVESLVAMPLVLPPTVLGFYLLLLLGPRGPVGGLWESLGGARLVFSFPGLVIGSVLFSLPFVVQPIQNAFAAMGPRPMEVAATLGASPLDRFFTVALPLARRGLLTGAVLGFAHTVGEFGVVLMIGGSIPGQTKVVSIAVFERVEALDFPAAHAMAASLVVFSFAVLTAVYALNRRARPFP; encoded by the coding sequence GTGGACTGGCAGGCCATCGGCGTCACGCTGAAACTCGCGTCGGTTACCACAGTCATACTGCTGGCCGTGGCCACGCCGCTGGCGTGGTGGCTGGAACAACGGCGCTCCGGCCTGCGCATCGCCGTGGAAAGCCTGGTCGCCATGCCTCTCGTCCTCCCGCCCACGGTCCTCGGCTTCTATCTCCTCCTCCTCCTCGGCCCGAGAGGCCCGGTGGGCGGACTCTGGGAATCCCTCGGTGGCGCGCGGCTCGTGTTTTCCTTTCCCGGTCTCGTCATCGGCTCCGTACTCTTTTCCCTGCCCTTCGTCGTCCAGCCCATTCAAAATGCCTTCGCCGCCATGGGACCACGCCCCATGGAAGTCGCCGCCACCCTGGGGGCTTCGCCCCTGGACCGCTTTTTCACCGTGGCGCTGCCGCTCGCACGGCGCGGTCTGCTCACCGGCGCGGTGCTGGGCTTCGCCCACACGGTGGGGGAATTCGGGGTGGTGCTCATGATCGGCGGGAGCATCCCGGGCCAGACAAAGGTGGTGTCCATCGCGGTCTTCGAGCGGGTGGAAGCCCTGGACTTCCCCGCCGCCCATGCCATGGCCGCATCGCTTGTCGTCTTTTCTTTCGCCGTGCTGACCGCGGTCTACGCGCTCAACCGGCGCGCGCGGCCCTTCCCATGA
- the modA gene encoding molybdate ABC transporter substrate-binding protein, whose product MFNCLDSVLRATPALPVLAAVGLLLAGCGGARQSSEPVRVAVAANFTATQEKLASTFTEQTGIALESSFGASGALYSQIANGAPFQVFLSADSERPERLEKEGLVSGEPFTYALGALALYVPGGVPQGDGEELLKAGACPHLAICKPELAPYGLAARQTLEKLGLWESIQPKLVQGDNVTQTFQFVETGNAEAGLVALSQVLDRPAEQMWRVPGDLHDPIRQDAVLLKNGEGNPGAEAFATFLKGPEARAIIAAGGYTLPGGAE is encoded by the coding sequence ATGTTCAATTGTCTCGACTCAGTTCTACGCGCGACACCGGCGCTTCCCGTCCTGGCGGCTGTTGGCCTCCTCCTGGCCGGATGCGGGGGCGCCCGGCAATCCTCCGAACCTGTCCGTGTCGCCGTGGCGGCCAATTTCACCGCCACGCAAGAAAAGCTGGCCTCCACGTTTACCGAACAGACCGGTATCGCTCTGGAATCCAGTTTTGGCGCTTCGGGCGCGCTCTACAGCCAAATCGCAAATGGCGCACCCTTCCAGGTCTTTCTTTCGGCGGATTCTGAGCGTCCGGAGCGCCTGGAGAAGGAGGGACTGGTCTCGGGCGAACCCTTCACCTATGCGCTGGGCGCACTCGCGCTCTATGTGCCTGGAGGCGTGCCTCAGGGCGATGGAGAGGAGCTTCTGAAGGCGGGCGCCTGTCCACACCTGGCCATCTGTAAACCGGAGCTCGCCCCCTATGGTCTGGCGGCCCGACAAACCCTCGAAAAGCTCGGACTCTGGGAAAGCATCCAACCAAAACTCGTCCAGGGTGACAATGTGACCCAGACCTTTCAGTTCGTCGAGACGGGCAATGCGGAGGCGGGACTTGTGGCCCTCTCCCAGGTGCTGGATCGGCCCGCGGAGCAAATGTGGCGGGTGCCCGGCGACTTGCACGACCCGATCCGCCAGGATGCCGTGCTGCTGAAGAACGGCGAGGGCAACCCAGGGGCGGAGGCCTTCGCCACCTTCCTGAAGGGGCCGGAGGCGCGGGCCATCATCGCCGCCGGGGGCTATACCCTTCCCGGCGGCGCGGAGTAG
- a CDS encoding HDOD domain-containing protein, whose product MNPCPICQTPLAEEAAAGGAASLGVCNHCFNPLLVEWRGASVLAQPLPDAPDIRRIAPAGSIGAELLAQSIAGLDDLPVLPEISQRILGLLKDPEFNISQLAAIIREDPVLALAIMKQANSPAFGGLHEIRDINAACSRLGMRTIANTVQLVANRNLFITGNTLLKKSMERLWRHSAATAHCANEIARLTMVPNLESIFLAGLIHDVGKVMLLELVATPRSGVVRALQSNPQLLNEVLENLHPLLGLIICQAWNLPPSFRAAVYFHHNPAICPVKDWMQAIHITALANTLAKVEGYGMGQGKTEAFLASNPSSVALGLSDIKLATLRVDLSDTLEALFEVAG is encoded by the coding sequence ATGAATCCGTGTCCGATATGTCAGACCCCGCTCGCTGAGGAGGCCGCCGCGGGGGGCGCGGCCAGCCTCGGCGTCTGCAACCATTGTTTCAACCCTCTCCTGGTGGAGTGGCGCGGCGCGTCCGTACTCGCCCAACCTCTGCCCGACGCCCCGGACATCCGTCGCATCGCACCCGCCGGCTCCATCGGCGCCGAGCTGCTTGCCCAATCCATCGCCGGGCTCGATGACTTGCCCGTCCTCCCGGAGATTTCCCAGCGAATCCTCGGCCTCTTGAAGGATCCCGAGTTCAACATTTCCCAGCTCGCCGCGATCATCCGCGAGGACCCCGTCCTGGCCCTGGCCATTATGAAGCAGGCCAATAGCCCGGCCTTCGGCGGCCTCCACGAAATTCGCGATATCAACGCCGCCTGCTCCCGCCTGGGCATGCGCACAATCGCCAACACGGTTCAACTGGTGGCCAACCGCAATTTGTTTATCACCGGAAACACCCTGCTCAAGAAAAGTATGGAACGGCTCTGGCGCCACTCCGCGGCCACGGCCCATTGCGCGAATGAAATCGCGCGCCTCACCATGGTGCCCAACCTGGAATCCATCTTCCTTGCCGGGCTGATCCACGACGTGGGCAAGGTCATGCTGCTGGAACTGGTCGCCACCCCGCGCTCCGGCGTCGTGCGCGCCCTTCAGAGCAACCCCCAGCTCCTGAACGAAGTACTCGAAAACCTCCACCCCCTGCTCGGGCTTATCATCTGCCAGGCCTGGAACCTCCCCCCATCCTTTCGCGCCGCCGTGTACTTCCACCACAACCCCGCCATCTGCCCCGTCAAAGACTGGATGCAGGCCATCCATATTACGGCCCTCGCCAACACCCTGGCCAAAGTCGAAGGTTATGGGATGGGGCAGGGAAAGACGGAGGCCTTCCTCGCGTCCAACCCCTCCTCCGTGGCCCTGGGCCTCTCGGATATCAAACTGGCAACCCTCCGCGTGGACTTGAGCGATACCCTCGAAGCCCTCTTCGAGGTGGCCGGATAG
- the tadA gene encoding Flp pilus assembly complex ATPase component TadA: protein MTSPRAEKALHSAIGDALVNAGAITPEQLTRALRVQSLLEDPKQLVEVLVELGYGTRQSLNDAIAQQGSHLRLGDLLVEQGLITADTLTMALQTQKEQGVRLGEALISLGAINERTLLRNIAHQSNVPYIDPNFNMIEPDLLRGISPEFLLKSQFIPFIRGEDGIVTVIVSDLGNTETRQAIQELYRKDVKFALGPREAIRQCIHDIQNLRTRGEHAGQTAGRNQEDTIVPILEHLINEAIEEGASDIHIEPMESLVRIRYRIDGVLVYKTDLPKELLIKLISRLKILSELNIAEHHRHQGGRFQYEFKGREVDLRLSLYVTVFGESAVMRILNREMALVTLDQLGMAPNMLARYREDVLHSPTGVVLYTGPTGSGKTTTLYSSIAYCNNISTKIITAEDPVEFTIEGIIQCSISDKMGRSFASTLREIVRQDPDIIVMGEIRDKESAEVAIQAALTGHKVYSTFHTEDTIGGLLRLIDMDIETFLISSTVVSVVAQRLLRRICEECKAPYVPAAKEAQSVGLGLDELRQYEYKRGRGCNHCAYTGYRGRIGAYELLVLNDPVKEAILAKKPAHTIRELSVETTGLISMREDACAKVVRGYTTFDEVLRHTPRTFSVRPLRQILSLSE, encoded by the coding sequence ATGACATCCCCCCGTGCCGAGAAAGCACTCCACTCCGCAATAGGCGACGCTCTGGTCAACGCCGGGGCTATCACCCCCGAGCAATTGACGCGCGCCCTTCGGGTGCAGTCCCTGCTGGAAGACCCGAAGCAACTGGTCGAAGTGCTGGTCGAACTCGGCTACGGCACGCGCCAGTCGCTTAATGACGCCATCGCACAACAGGGTTCCCACCTGCGCCTTGGCGATCTCCTCGTGGAACAGGGCCTCATCACGGCCGACACGCTGACGATGGCCCTCCAGACGCAGAAGGAGCAGGGCGTCCGTCTCGGCGAAGCCTTGATCAGCCTGGGCGCCATTAACGAGCGCACCCTGCTGAGAAATATCGCCCACCAGTCCAATGTGCCTTATATCGATCCCAACTTCAACATGATCGAGCCCGATCTGCTCCGCGGCATATCCCCGGAATTCCTCCTCAAGAGCCAGTTCATCCCCTTTATCCGGGGAGAGGACGGGATTGTCACCGTGATCGTGTCGGATCTGGGCAATACCGAGACGAGACAGGCAATCCAGGAACTCTACCGGAAGGACGTCAAGTTTGCCCTCGGACCCCGGGAAGCCATCCGCCAGTGCATCCACGACATCCAGAACCTCCGGACGCGGGGTGAACACGCCGGTCAAACGGCGGGCCGCAATCAGGAAGACACCATCGTCCCGATTCTGGAGCATCTCATTAATGAAGCCATCGAGGAAGGTGCGAGCGACATCCACATCGAGCCCATGGAGTCCCTCGTACGTATTCGCTATCGCATCGACGGAGTCCTGGTCTACAAGACCGATCTGCCCAAGGAACTGCTAATCAAGCTGATTTCGCGCCTGAAGATCCTGTCCGAACTGAACATAGCCGAACACCACCGCCACCAGGGCGGTCGTTTCCAATACGAGTTCAAGGGCCGCGAGGTGGACCTGCGCCTCTCCCTCTATGTCACCGTCTTCGGTGAATCCGCGGTGATGCGCATTCTCAATCGCGAAATGGCCCTCGTCACCCTGGACCAGCTCGGCATGGCCCCCAATATGCTCGCCCGCTACCGGGAAGATGTGCTCCACTCCCCCACCGGCGTGGTGCTCTATACCGGCCCGACAGGCTCCGGCAAGACCACGACCCTCTACAGCAGCATCGCCTATTGCAACAACATCAGCACCAAGATCATCACCGCGGAGGATCCGGTCGAGTTCACGATCGAAGGGATCATCCAGTGCAGCATCAGCGATAAGATGGGGCGCTCGTTCGCTTCGACCCTGCGCGAAATTGTGCGGCAGGACCCCGACATCATTGTGATGGGCGAGATCCGGGACAAGGAATCGGCCGAGGTTGCCATCCAGGCCGCCCTGACTGGCCACAAGGTGTATTCGACCTTCCACACCGAAGACACCATCGGCGGCCTCCTCCGCCTGATCGACATGGACATCGAGACCTTCCTCATTTCGTCCACCGTCGTGTCCGTCGTGGCCCAGCGCCTGCTGCGCCGGATCTGCGAAGAATGCAAGGCGCCCTACGTGCCCGCCGCCAAAGAAGCCCAATCCGTCGGCCTGGGCCTGGACGAGCTCCGCCAGTACGAATACAAGCGCGGACGGGGCTGCAACCACTGCGCCTATACGGGCTACCGGGGCCGCATCGGCGCCTACGAACTCCTGGTCCTGAACGATCCCGTCAAGGAAGCCATCCTGGCCAAGAAGCCCGCCCACACGATCCGTGAGTTGAGCGTGGAAACGACCGGCCTCATAAGCATGCGCGAAGACGCGTGCGCCAAGGTCGTCCGCGGCTACACCACCTTTGATGAAGTACTCCGGCACACCCCGCGCACCTTCAGCGTCCGCCCCCTGCGGCAGATTCTTTCGCTGTCGGAGTAG
- the ftsY gene encoding signal recognition particle-docking protein FtsY has product MTSSGFMNRLREKLEKTRTNLVGNVKRVLGRPLIDDEVFDQLEEILIGADVGVDSTLKIIADMRQAVRAQGIQESEALIALLKSELKALLSEGNHAINWDHPSGPHVTLVAGVNGSGKTTTAGKLAAKLRGGGKNVMLGAADTFRAAASEQLAIWSERTGASLIRHAEGADPASVAFDATDAAVARSVDNLLIDTAGRLHNKVNLMEELRKIQRVVRKRIPDAPHEVLLVLDATTGQNGLEQARQFTQALTVTGIILTKLDGTAKGGMAVAIQRELGIPIKMIGIGEGVEDLEVFDADQFVEALFS; this is encoded by the coding sequence ATGACATCTTCAGGTTTTATGAACCGGCTTCGCGAGAAGCTGGAAAAGACCCGCACCAACCTCGTGGGCAATGTGAAACGGGTGCTCGGACGCCCCCTCATCGATGACGAGGTCTTCGACCAGCTCGAAGAAATCCTCATTGGAGCGGATGTCGGCGTGGATTCGACCCTGAAGATCATCGCCGACATGCGTCAGGCCGTTCGGGCACAGGGGATCCAGGAGTCCGAGGCCCTCATTGCCCTGCTGAAATCCGAACTCAAGGCCCTCCTTTCCGAAGGCAACCACGCCATCAATTGGGACCACCCCTCCGGGCCCCACGTTACCCTCGTCGCGGGCGTCAACGGATCGGGCAAGACGACCACGGCCGGCAAACTCGCCGCCAAACTCCGCGGCGGCGGAAAAAACGTGATGCTGGGCGCCGCCGATACCTTCCGGGCCGCCGCAAGCGAGCAGCTCGCCATCTGGAGTGAGCGGACGGGCGCCTCCTTGATTCGCCACGCCGAGGGCGCCGATCCCGCCTCCGTCGCATTCGACGCGACCGATGCCGCCGTGGCCCGGTCGGTGGACAACCTCCTCATCGACACGGCCGGCCGCCTCCACAACAAAGTGAACCTGATGGAGGAACTGAGAAAAATCCAGCGGGTGGTGCGGAAGCGCATCCCCGACGCCCCCCATGAAGTACTCCTGGTGCTGGACGCCACCACGGGCCAGAATGGCCTGGAACAGGCCCGGCAGTTTACCCAGGCACTGACCGTTACTGGTATAATACTGACGAAACTAGACGGCACCGCCAAAGGCGGCATGGCGGTGGCCATCCAACGGGAACTGGGCATTCCCATCAAAATGATCGGTATTGGCGAGGGTGTCGAAGATCTGGAAGTATTTGATGCCGACCAGTTCGTGGAAGCACTGTTTTCGTAA
- the tpx gene encoding thiol peroxidase gives MSERTGELTFKGGPLTLLGNKLSVGDAAPEFRLLANDLSPVTLADSAGKVRLISVVPSLDTGVCDQQTRRFNEEATGLGDHVVVLTVSADLPFAQGRWCGAAGISNVKTLSDHFDMNFANAYGVHIKELRLDTRAIFVVDGAGKLVHVEYVPEMTDHPNYEAAIAAAKSAS, from the coding sequence ATGAGTGAACGCACTGGCGAACTGACGTTCAAGGGTGGCCCCCTGACGTTACTGGGCAACAAACTTTCCGTGGGCGACGCCGCCCCGGAATTCCGGCTGCTGGCCAACGACCTTTCCCCCGTCACCCTGGCCGACAGCGCGGGCAAAGTCCGCCTGATCAGCGTCGTGCCATCGCTGGACACCGGCGTCTGCGACCAGCAGACCCGCCGTTTTAATGAAGAGGCCACCGGACTCGGCGACCACGTGGTGGTGCTTACCGTAAGCGCGGACCTGCCCTTCGCCCAGGGCCGCTGGTGCGGCGCGGCGGGCATTTCCAACGTGAAGACCCTTTCCGACCACTTCGACATGAATTTCGCCAACGCCTATGGCGTGCACATCAAGGAACTGCGCCTGGACACGCGCGCCATCTTCGTCGTGGACGGCGCGGGCAAGCTCGTACATGTTGAATACGTGCCCGAAATGACGGATCACCCGAATTACGAAGCCGCCATCGCCGCCGCGAAGTCCGCTTCCTGA
- a CDS encoding diguanylate cyclase, protein MNHTILLVDDAPSNVRILEKMLSKEGYDLVSAHSGQEALEVVRNRDVSCVLMDVQMPSMDGYDVARQIQKDPRICNMPIIFVTSNKADEANVLDGYEAGGVDYLVKPVVAAVVRRKVQIFCALQEKEKQIRRQFAEVEQKNKDLEKLIQELRSLDEARMESEIRYRSLISLSPQPIVVQVGGAMVYYNASATQILGFTSDTEMCGRPFHEFVCDSDRAMVRDRLEHIARCGGRSEPLECKLLSAGDPAVRHVELHIGCILYDDEVGIQMAIQDVTAHKQMQEKLLQLSQADGLTGIANRRAFDEAMAREWSRAVRHEEPLSLLLFDLDQFKGFNDEYGHLAGDECLKQTARLLKAAAARPTDFAARFGGEEFAILLPNTNLDGARHVANVVIDGLSAIRIPHRRNRNGSHATISCGIATTGMPTCHTPEALIHLADTALYRAKSAGGDQFQVSDT, encoded by the coding sequence ATGAACCACACGATTCTCCTGGTGGACGATGCACCGTCCAACGTCAGAATCCTGGAGAAAATGCTTTCGAAAGAAGGCTACGACCTCGTATCCGCCCACTCCGGTCAGGAGGCGCTCGAAGTTGTCCGCAACCGGGACGTTTCCTGCGTTTTGATGGATGTGCAGATGCCATCGATGGACGGCTACGATGTGGCCCGCCAAATCCAGAAGGACCCCCGTATCTGCAACATGCCCATCATCTTCGTCACCTCCAACAAGGCCGATGAAGCGAATGTGCTCGACGGCTATGAAGCGGGTGGCGTCGACTATCTCGTCAAACCCGTTGTCGCCGCCGTCGTCCGCCGCAAGGTACAGATCTTCTGCGCGCTCCAGGAAAAAGAAAAGCAGATCCGCAGGCAATTCGCCGAAGTCGAGCAGAAGAACAAAGACCTGGAGAAGCTCATTCAAGAGCTCAGGTCCCTTGACGAAGCACGGATGGAAAGCGAGATCCGCTATCGTTCCCTGATCAGCCTCTCGCCCCAGCCGATCGTCGTCCAGGTCGGCGGCGCCATGGTCTACTATAACGCCTCCGCCACCCAGATCCTCGGTTTCACCAGCGACACGGAAATGTGCGGCCGACCCTTCCACGAATTCGTGTGCGACTCCGATCGGGCCATGGTCCGCGATCGTCTGGAACACATCGCCCGTTGCGGAGGACGCAGCGAACCCCTGGAATGCAAGCTCCTCTCCGCCGGCGATCCGGCCGTGCGCCACGTGGAGCTGCACATCGGATGCATCCTCTACGACGACGAAGTCGGCATCCAGATGGCCATCCAGGACGTGACCGCCCACAAACAAATGCAGGAAAAGCTGCTCCAGCTTTCCCAGGCCGACGGGCTCACCGGCATCGCCAACCGGCGCGCCTTCGATGAAGCCATGGCCAGGGAATGGAGCCGCGCCGTGCGCCATGAAGAACCCCTCTCTCTCCTCCTCTTTGACCTCGATCAATTCAAGGGATTCAATGACGAGTACGGCCACCTCGCGGGAGACGAGTGCCTGAAGCAAACCGCACGCCTCCTGAAAGCCGCCGCCGCCCGGCCCACGGATTTCGCGGCCCGCTTCGGCGGCGAGGAATTCGCTATCCTGCTGCCCAATACCAACCTCGACGGGGCGCGACATGTCGCCAACGTGGTCATCGACGGACTCAGCGCAATCAGGATCCCCCATCGGCGAAACCGCAATGGCAGCCACGCCACCATCAGTTGCGGCATCGCCACCACCGGCATGCCCACCTGCCACACCCCGGAAGCGCTGATACACCTTGCCGATACCGCCCTCTACCGCGCCAAGAGCGCCGGGGGCGATCAATTCCAGGTCAGCGACACCTGA